In Helianthus annuus cultivar XRQ/B chromosome 3, HanXRQr2.0-SUNRISE, whole genome shotgun sequence, a single window of DNA contains:
- the LOC110929935 gene encoding E3 ubiquitin-protein ligase Praja-1, whose amino-acid sequence MDGSCSKRGVSGISAPKKKPIAAVKDTAGARDGTGQLCNRIGCSGRVNHNNNKGTKNKALEKPKPLKPTVRSSSSKEIVTGSSSKKCLKPVDNSDKRVCSKIESSSGSNESGIRELNVSGTQTRKLKSKSVEVRKEDNSLRVQNGELNNGRKKRLTQGESSSSGSKGKKIIGVSTNEGRVSDSKNSRNTISSRTNGVSSVRTRKAVNLENSKGSNSQQSANDIANMPQTQELSLNGDQSTSDTSTDRSVVGFGNDNGTRHYSIDGITDVLLALNRFGQDEELTYEQLLSLEASLFFGGLNFFDQHRDMRLDIDNMSYEELLVLEEKMGTVSTALSEEELSKCIKTGIYECSLSEDGKMRRSACTDDNKCSICQEEFVRGDEVGRLGCGHGYHTPCINQWLGLKNWCPICKASPKPLSTDA is encoded by the exons ATGGATGGATCTTGTAGTAAACGAGGTGTTAGTGGGATTTCTGCTCCGAAAAAGAAACCGATCGCTGCTGTAAAAGATACTGCTGGCGCTCGAGATGGAACGGGTCAATTATGCAATCGAATCGGTTGCAGTGGCAGAGTTAATCATAATAATAACAAAGGTACTAAAAATAAAGCCTTAGAAAAACCAAAACCCTTGAAGCCTACTGTTCGTTCGTCGTCTAGCAAGGAAATAGTAACCGGCAGTTCATCCAAAAAATGCTTAAAACCTGTCGACAATTCGGACAAAAGGGTGTGTTCTAAGATCGAATCAAGCAGTGGTTCGAATGAGTCTGGAATTCGAGAACTTAATGTGTCTGGAACTCAAACCCGTAAGTTGAAATCTAAAAGTGTTGAAGTTAGGAAGGAGGACAATAGTTTAAGAGTTCAAAACGGCGAGTTAAACAACGGCAGGAAGAAAAGACTGACTCAAGGAGAAAGTAGTTCATCTGGTAGTAAAGGTAAAAAGATCATTGGGGTGTCGACGAATGAAGGGCGTGTTTCTGATTCGAAAAACTCAAGAAATACGATTTCTTCTAGAACAAATGGTGTTTCATCGGTTAGGACACGAAAAGCAGTGAATTTGGAGAATTCCAAAGGGTCTAACAGTCAGCAGTCTGCTAATGATATTGCCAACATGCCGCAAACTCAAGAATTAAGTCTTAATGGTGATCAGAGTACGAGTGATACTTCTACAGATCGTTCAGTTGTTGGCTTTGGGAATGATAATGGAACGCGACATTATAGCATAGATGGAATTACAGAT GTACTACTGGCACTTAATAGGTTCGGGCAAGATGAAGAGTTAACATACGAG CAATTACTCTCACTCGAGGCAAGCTTATTCTTTGGCGGGCTTAATTTCTTTGATCAACATAGGGACATGAGACTGGATATTGATAACATGTCATACGAG GAACTACTCGTGCTTGAAGAGAAAATGGGTACCGTGAGCACAGCGTTATCTGAAGAGGAATTGTCAAAATGCATCAAAACAGGCATATATGAATGTTCACTATCAGAGGACGGAAAAATGAGGCGTAGTGCTTGCACAGACGACAACAAATGCAGTATTTGTCAG GAGGAATTTGTGAGGGGAGATGAAGTGGGAAGGCTGGGATGCGGACATGGGTACCATACTCCGTGCATAAACCAGTGGTTGGGCCTCAAGAACTGGTGTCCCATTTGCAAGGCTTCACCAAAACCTTTATCCACAGATGCTTGA